The sequence AACCTCTTTTTTCCTCATGTCAGTGTGTTGGGCACGCTGGCGGCTACATATCTCTGTGTGGCAGTGATCGTCAAATATTACTTGATGGAGAACCACATAGTGATAATAACTCCAGAGCACAGCCAAGGGTCAGTAACACAGTTAGGAATAGATGTGTGTATTGATCATTTGCTACTTATATTATGCAACTGTTGTAGTATGTGCATTAGTAATTCTCTGTGTTCTGTGATTTCCAGTGTAAGTTCATGGGCATCAGTGTTCAGCGTTGTACCAACCATCTGTTTTGGCTTCCAGGTAGGACCATCTTTTAGCTGTTTTTCAGTCCAAAAGTAGTCAGTTGTTGCTTGTGTgttaatatgtatgtatgtgtgggtttGCAGTGCCATGAAGCCTGTATAGCAATCTACAGCAGCATGGAGAATAAGAAGCTCTCCCACTGGGTGATCATCTCGGTCATctccatgtttttctgtttgctcATCTATACTCTTACTGGTGAGCTGCCCCCCTAAATATCAACTTCATTACATTGTACACTTACCTGAAAGCTGCTGCtcacacccccctcctctcctccgtcagGTGTTTATGGCTTCTTGACGTTTGGGCGTGCTGTTGCCTCAGATATTCTGATGTCATATCCAGGAGATGATGTGGTCATGATCATTGCCAGACTGCTTTTTGGAATATCAATCGTTACCATCTATCCTATCATTCTGCTTCTGGGCAGGTAAGCCCCGCTCTGGACAGGTTAAGTTTAAGGTATCTGCCTACCTTCAGTAAAGCAAAGCAGATGTTAGCATGGTTCTCACTGAGTTGAGTTGTTTTGTATCAATAAGtgagttcatgtgtgtttatctgtaacATCTTGTATGTTTGATTCTGTCTCTGTGTACCTGAAACAGATCTGTGATCCTGGACCTGGTGCTGCGCATCCGCAGACGTCGACGGGGCGTCGTCACACACTCGTTTGAGAGCCGCTGCAGAGCGGTTCTGACTGTGATCTGGATCACCATCACTCTGCTCATTGCCATGTTCGTCCCCGACATGAGTGAGGTCATCAGTGTCATAGGAGGAATCAGTGCCTTCTTCATCTTTATCTTTCCTGGTATGAAAAGGAATGTTGActtaaatatgtgtgtgtttgcgtgtgtgtgtgtgtgtgtacatggcgACACACTTGACTCAAACCTGTCTTATGGGAATAAATACTGacaatttggtgtgtgtgtgtgtgtgcgtgtgtgtgcgcgtgtgtgtgcgtcttgcAGGTCTTTGCTTGGTGTTCACAATGCAACAAGCAGAATCTGTGTCTCCAAGAGTCAGGTGAGTGCATAGTGTCCCAGTGCAGATATAGTTCAGAATAATAAATCTAATGTAGAAGATTTATATTGTAGGCTAAGAAGTTGAGGGTGAAAGTTCTCTATATTGATCTACGTCTTGATGTCCaactctgcccccccccccccaccccgatTCCCCTCTGTCTTTACAGGCTGGTGTTAACAGTGTGGGGTGTCATAACTATCGTTGTTGGAGCCTTCATCTTTGGACAAAGTACAACCATTGCTGTCATGGAGCTTTTCCGCAAGTTCTGAACGTCATCATCAGTGTCACGATCACCACtatctgcagcagcagcctcactgTGACTTCAGAAGGGTTTTGTGATGCTCATCTCTTTTGCACAAATGAGCTGTTTGTAAAATAGGTTTTtagttgtttatgtgtttatgtgtttatatcCTTAGCCATAAAGGTCTTCCATGGTCTGGATCTAAAATTGATTTAGTATGTGGGATTGTaatatttttatgtatgtgATGCAGAAATATTTGATTGAAATAGTTTCTTGGTTGAGAATCAtataaaggaaaagaaaagaatggcCACAGTTTTTAATTATTCAGTGTGTATAGAGAAAAACTGATTAGCATATTTATGTTTGAATAGAtctatttatgttttattaatttatttgccTTATCAAGACATGCATTAAATGAGAAATTACCAAAAGCTCAGAGTCTTCTCTGAAGACAAATGAAGAGTCTTCATTTGTGTTTCCAGAGCAGTGCCAGGGGGCAGTGTTGCACCATAAAGGCACATGGccgcattatttatttatttactaattcatgcatttatttatttatatggaagTGTACATTGGTTTGCAGATAAGGGAAGAACCAGTTTTTTGTCATCGTCCCTTTGGCCATTTTGACATGTAGAGTGTCATGTCTAGGTCAACTAAGCAGAACAATATTCTTTTGCAATGTACTTAGATGGATTTAGTGTCCTTAAAATGCATATCACCTCCTCACAGGGGGTTAAAATTGAgtgaataaatatttaaaaaaattgctTTTTTTCCTGACGTGATACACAGTTCttatctttcctctcctttttacCTTCCCCTTTTCTACTGACCTCCTCATGGCCCAGATCATATGAGTGATAGGCCTATAAATCTGTAGGTTTGACCGCACACTCACAGAGTGACAGCTGAGATATGCTGGATATCACTGTTTATCGTTTATTGGCATCAAGCTTAAAGGAGTTatggcacgtgtgtgtgtgtgtgctcatacaTGTGTGTTAGTTTGAGAGTGAGTTACGATACACAGTAAATCTAGAAAATGAGGGATATATCTATGCATAGAAAGGCCAACTTAAGAGCAACATATCAACCATGCATGCTGACTTCATAGAAATGGAGGCCTATATACTTGcactttctttatctttctgaaacacacacgcacgcacacacacacacacacacacacacacacacacacacacactacagtgaACACATTAGTAAACCTCattcaaaaagaaaacaaacacatactggTTCCTTATTACTGCTTCAGTTATGTAATAGATCTTTTCATCTTGTGCAAAAGCAGCACAACTGTCCTTAGGGAAAACCTCAGACAGAGCTACTCAGTCAACCTACTTGCATTTAGATCGCGGGGCTTAATTTCAATCTGTTAACCAAGAGAAATACTGCATGAATGTTGAGAGTTTTCTTGGGAaatcagacaaacacaaacacaaaccacaaaCTCCATCCTGAatccctcctcctgcctgcAGTCCTGTGCTCTGCAGCCACTAAGAGCTTGGCACTTGCTCCTCTGGCAGCTCACCACTGCTTAACCCAGTCTAGACTTTTCTGCCTCCAACTTCCCTGCAGAGTCCCTCCTCATCAGCTCTAGTTCccacagaataaaaaacaaaaacactacaAAACACCCCTCCCCCCGTCTCTGTGCTCTGCACTAGATTATGCTTTCAGTTTCCCTGACTTCTGAAAACCCTGGACCTTTTCCAGTCCCCATTATTATGCTGTCCCTTGTAgctactatatatatatatatatatattttttttaattaaaagactACTTGTAATGTAGGCTTCTTGCAGTGGTAATGATTTGTGGCAACTTATTCTTTTTAAGCACTAAATTGCTCTCAATAAGAGTGTCAGCAAAATGCCTGAATGAAACTGGAGTGGCTGCATATTATTTCCATTACCTTATAGTGTGTGATGtagtgcatgtgagtgtgtgtgcgtgcctgtgtgtgtgtgtgtgtgtgtgcatgtgtgatatgtgtgtatgcaagtgtgtatgtgtgtgatttttCTGTCTGCCAATGTCGTATTGATTAAAATCTGCATGTTAAGTTCTTTTGTGTTCAGAAAAAATCCCTCTTTTGCTCCAGTTTAATTTGCTGATAATTGGAATAGTGGTATGATGATAGTGTCAGTGTAATTATgtgattatattttttttcccagtgcAAATAAGTAGAAGGGTATTACCGTATCCCTGCTGTGATTAAGAGTGTGTGAGGCTATGTAAGaatgcttgtgtgcatgtatgtgtatgaccTTGTTTTCCTGGCATCATCCTTCCTTGCATCATATAATCATCAGGCTGAGATCATCATTATGGAGATAAAGAGCGTCCATCACTGCTCAGCTCAACCTTTATGGAAGTGCTGACAGGAGATCTTGACCCCCTGCCTGAACTTGGGGCCATAATCGTTGCAATGGCAATGAGCTCAGGTGAAGGAGAGGCCTCTgtcaccttgtgtgtgtgtgtgtgtgtgtgtgtgtgtgtgtgtgtgtgttggtgtgtgaatTAGCAGATCAATAGGATGATACTAAATCCCATTTCCTATTACGCCACTAAAAGAATATTCATCTTTTTCCTGGCCACTAACAATGTCTCCACTGCACCagtttatatgtatttatttatgaatgtatttatttactttaattactttaaataatatattaatCTGTGGTCATCTCCATTACTAAAGCGTGATACAAAGTTTGCTTTAGCAAGCAAagttaatttaatttgattaaGTAGAAGTGCCATGTTTTTGTAAAGTGGAAGTGTAAATAACTTTAAATCTTGTTAATAAATGCAGAATCCATCTGATGACCATAAAACAGAGCAGGCCGCTCAAACCCTGGAGGCAAAAACATACAAACCAATCGTGAGACAAATTGTGAGACTGCGCTGTTGGCAATTCAAACCTAACATAAACAAGGCATTTGTCACATCTACCAAATAAA is a genomic window of Centroberyx gerrardi isolate f3 chromosome 1, fCenGer3.hap1.cur.20231027, whole genome shotgun sequence containing:
- the slc38a8b gene encoding putative sodium-coupled neutral amino acid transporter 8 yields the protein MEELARESISLLARSASHADPPRLGSFGAVFIMLKSALGAGLLNFPWAFEKAGGVNTAISVEMVSLVFLISGLIILGYASSVSRQNTYQDVVREVCGQAVGQLCEVCFCFNLFMICVAFLVVVQDQLEKLCISLYETVTGSSEGEMPYHWYTDQRFALFIMCLVFILPLSIPKEIGIQKYTSVLGTLAATYLCVAVIVKYYLMENHIVIITPEHSQGVSSWASVFSVVPTICFGFQCHEACIAIYSSMENKKLSHWVIISVISMFFCLLIYTLTGVYGFLTFGRAVASDILMSYPGDDVVMIIARLLFGISIVTIYPIILLLGRSVILDLVLRIRRRRRGVVTHSFESRCRAVLTVIWITITLLIAMFVPDMSEVISVIGGISAFFIFIFPGLCLVFTMQQAESVSPRVRLVLTVWGVITIVVGAFIFGQSTTIAVMELFRKF